From Nocardioides daedukensis, the proteins below share one genomic window:
- a CDS encoding M23 family metallopeptidase translates to MTSLHSKWRAIARPIVLLPLAAGVLAASPGAAHADGSGSELAERKRLAPVMRIEAKPEPAPEPEWVLPVEGYHLTGRFGASSELWSSTHTGLDFAAPAETPIRAVTGGVVTESGPAGAYGTMTVVTGPDGTQFWYAHQSETHVAPGQEVEAGSVIGTVGSTGNVTGPHLHLEVRLGPEDPQDPALALAEHGVQP, encoded by the coding sequence ATGACTTCACTTCATTCCAAGTGGCGCGCCATCGCGCGCCCGATCGTTCTCCTGCCACTGGCAGCAGGTGTCCTGGCTGCGAGTCCGGGTGCCGCTCACGCGGACGGATCCGGCAGTGAGCTGGCCGAGCGCAAGCGGCTCGCGCCGGTGATGAGGATCGAGGCCAAGCCCGAGCCCGCCCCCGAGCCGGAGTGGGTCCTGCCGGTCGAGGGCTATCACCTGACCGGGCGCTTCGGCGCCTCCAGCGAGTTGTGGTCCAGCACGCACACCGGACTGGACTTCGCCGCACCTGCCGAGACACCGATCCGTGCCGTCACTGGCGGCGTGGTGACCGAGTCCGGACCGGCCGGCGCCTACGGCACGATGACCGTCGTGACGGGCCCGGACGGCACGCAGTTCTGGTATGCCCACCAGAGCGAGACCCACGTCGCCCCCGGCCAGGAGGTCGAGGCCGGCAGCGTGATCGGGACGGTCGGGTCCACCGGAAACGTGACTGGACCGCACCTGCACCTCGAGGTGCGCCTGGGCCCCGAGGACCCGCAAGACCCGGCACTCGCGCTGGCCGAGCATGGCGTGCAGCCCTAG
- a CDS encoding LysR family substrate-binding domain-containing protein, whose protein sequence is MSDPLRIGFVPGVNPDKWAKVWRRRLPDSPLDMVPVGETEDPRSLLDDGGVDMCFVRLPIEREGVHLIPLWEEMPVVVLAKEHPAADWDEIPLEDLLAEQLVAGNVPDWEQIRTATPLPFPPMTTKDAIEVVASGTGMAILPMAVARLHNRKDVVHRPVLGLPTTRIGLAWLIANEDPRVETFIGIVRGRRETSSRENPPVAAPKKQGKKGAEATKQSGSKQSGSKKPGQGSARGTSGKRPQRAGKPARRGAPKPGSGRGGSSRRGR, encoded by the coding sequence GTGAGTGACCCCCTGCGCATCGGCTTCGTGCCCGGCGTCAACCCCGACAAGTGGGCGAAGGTATGGCGCCGGCGCCTGCCCGACTCTCCTCTCGACATGGTTCCGGTCGGCGAGACGGAGGACCCACGCTCGCTGCTCGATGACGGTGGCGTCGACATGTGCTTCGTGCGCCTGCCGATCGAGCGCGAGGGTGTCCACCTGATCCCGTTGTGGGAGGAGATGCCCGTGGTCGTCCTGGCCAAGGAGCATCCGGCCGCGGACTGGGACGAGATCCCCCTCGAGGACCTGCTCGCAGAACAGCTCGTCGCGGGTAACGTTCCCGACTGGGAGCAGATCCGCACCGCCACTCCCCTGCCATTTCCGCCGATGACGACCAAGGACGCGATCGAGGTGGTCGCGTCGGGAACGGGGATGGCGATCCTGCCGATGGCCGTGGCGCGCCTGCACAACCGCAAGGACGTCGTGCACCGCCCCGTCCTGGGCCTCCCGACGACACGCATCGGGTTGGCCTGGCTGATCGCCAACGAGGACCCTCGCGTCGAGACCTTCATCGGGATCGTGCGCGGTCGGCGAGAGACCAGTTCGCGAGAGAACCCGCCGGTGGCCGCCCCGAAGAAGCAGGGGAAGAAGGGTGCCGAGGCGACGAAGCAGTCCGGATCCAAGCAGTCCGGGTCCAAGAAGCCCGGCCAGGGCTCCGCAAGGGGCACGTCCGGCAAGCGACCGCAGCGGGCCGGGAAGCCGGCACGCCGTGGCGCCCCGAAGCCCGGCAGCGGGCGCGGCGGTTCCTCTCGACGCGGTCGTTGA
- a CDS encoding nucleosidase, which produces MTSYLIVAAAKAETAYVPDGFEVVLTGIGKTPAAVTTARALAGRDDLADLTVVNLGTAGALRDGLEGLFEVGEVLNHDLNADAIRALGYDPRERLQVGPGETVLASGDLFVTDPTDRARLAQQAHLVDMEGYAVAWAAQSFGVPIRMVKHVSDNADESAMSWPEQVDASAKVLGDWVIENLGPGST; this is translated from the coding sequence GTGACCTCCTACCTGATCGTGGCCGCAGCGAAGGCCGAGACGGCGTACGTCCCTGACGGCTTCGAGGTGGTGCTCACCGGGATCGGCAAGACCCCGGCAGCGGTGACCACGGCCCGGGCACTCGCCGGACGCGACGACCTGGCCGACCTCACCGTGGTCAACCTCGGCACCGCCGGGGCACTGCGCGACGGCCTCGAGGGCCTCTTCGAGGTCGGCGAGGTGCTCAACCACGACCTGAACGCGGACGCCATTCGCGCACTCGGCTATGACCCGCGCGAGCGACTGCAGGTCGGTCCTGGCGAGACCGTGCTGGCCAGCGGCGACCTGTTCGTCACCGATCCGACTGACCGAGCACGCCTTGCGCAGCAGGCGCATCTGGTCGACATGGAGGGCTACGCCGTCGCGTGGGCGGCGCAGTCGTTCGGGGTGCCGATCCGGATGGTCAAGCACGTCTCCGACAATGCCGACGAGAGTGCGATGAGCTGGCCGGAGCAGGTCGACGCCAGCGCCAAGGTGCTCGGCGACTGGGTCATCGAAAACTTGGGCCCGGGCTCTACCTGA
- a CDS encoding GuaB1 family IMP dehydrogenase-related protein, with protein MRFLNDAAAPHDLTYDDVFMVPRHSAVASRYDVDLSTSDGTGATLPLVVANMTAIAGKRMAETVARRGGITVIPQDIPVSVVAEVIAQVKSRHLVFDTPIELRRDQTVSEALSLIPKRAHKAAVVVEDGRPVGVIGAADCADVDRFAQVGEVMNKDFVRLAADADPRAAFDAIDTARAPLAVAVDGDGLLIGVLTRLAALRATLYDPAVDGNGGLRIAAAIGVNADVATKAKELIAAGVDCLVVDTAHGHQERMIEALRAVRALDPQIPVAAGNVVDAEGTRALIEAGADIVKVGVGPGAMCTTRMMTGVGRPQFSAVLECAAAARELGKHVWADGGVRHPRDVALALAAGASSVMIGSWFAGTHESPGDLLTDSDGRAFKVSFGMASARAVANRTSSESAYDRARKGLYEEGISSSRMYLDPQRPGVEDLIDQICAGVRSSMTYAGAASLAEFHERAVVGLQSAAGFHEGRPLAQSW; from the coding sequence GTGCGATTCCTCAACGACGCGGCTGCGCCGCATGACCTGACCTACGACGACGTCTTCATGGTTCCGCGGCACTCGGCCGTCGCCAGTCGCTACGACGTCGACCTGTCCACCTCGGACGGCACCGGGGCCACGCTGCCCCTGGTGGTCGCCAACATGACCGCGATCGCTGGCAAGCGGATGGCCGAGACCGTTGCGCGTCGCGGCGGGATCACCGTCATCCCGCAGGACATCCCGGTCAGCGTGGTCGCCGAGGTGATCGCCCAGGTGAAGTCGCGTCACCTCGTCTTCGACACCCCGATCGAGCTGCGTCGGGACCAGACCGTCTCCGAGGCGCTCTCGCTGATCCCCAAGAGGGCCCACAAGGCCGCGGTGGTCGTGGAGGACGGCCGTCCGGTGGGCGTGATCGGTGCGGCGGACTGTGCCGACGTCGACCGGTTCGCCCAGGTCGGCGAGGTGATGAACAAGGACTTCGTCCGACTCGCCGCAGACGCAGACCCACGCGCTGCCTTCGACGCGATCGACACGGCCCGCGCCCCGCTCGCGGTGGCCGTCGACGGTGACGGGCTGCTCATCGGCGTGCTCACCCGGTTGGCAGCGCTGCGCGCCACCCTCTACGACCCCGCGGTCGACGGCAACGGCGGGCTCCGGATCGCGGCTGCGATCGGTGTCAACGCAGACGTCGCCACGAAGGCGAAGGAGCTCATCGCGGCGGGTGTGGACTGCCTCGTGGTCGACACCGCACACGGTCACCAGGAGCGGATGATCGAGGCGTTGCGCGCGGTGCGCGCCCTCGACCCGCAGATCCCTGTCGCAGCCGGCAATGTGGTCGACGCCGAGGGCACCCGGGCGCTGATCGAGGCGGGCGCCGACATCGTCAAGGTCGGTGTCGGGCCCGGTGCCATGTGCACCACCCGGATGATGACCGGGGTTGGCCGACCGCAGTTCTCGGCGGTGCTCGAGTGTGCCGCGGCGGCCCGAGAGCTCGGCAAGCACGTGTGGGCCGACGGGGGAGTACGCCATCCCCGCGACGTCGCCCTGGCCCTGGCCGCCGGCGCCTCCTCGGTGATGATCGGCTCATGGTTCGCCGGCACCCACGAGTCACCCGGCGACCTGCTCACCGACTCCGACGGTCGTGCCTTCAAGGTCTCGTTCGGGATGGCCTCTGCCCGCGCAGTCGCCAACCGCACCTCCTCCGAGTCGGCCTACGACCGGGCGCGCAAGGGTCTCTACGAGGAGGGCATCTCCTCGTCGCGGATGTATCTCGACCCCCAGCGTCCGGGCGTCGAGGACCTGATCGACCAGATCTGCGCCGGCGTGCGTTCCTCGATGACCTATGCAGGCGCGGCGTCGTTGGCCGAGTTCCACGAGCGCGCTGTCGTCGGGCTCCAGTCCGCCGCCGGTTTCCACGAGGGACGGCCGCTGGCCCAGAGCTGGTGA
- a CDS encoding EthD family reductase, with protein MLTMMVLYGHPKDPAAFRRHYEEVHLPLARALPGVSNIRVSYDVHDVQGGSPYFAIFTCDFDDAAAYGDAMRSDAGRAVGADVPNYADGGVTVLTLGSD; from the coding sequence ATGCTCACGATGATGGTCCTCTACGGCCACCCCAAGGACCCTGCAGCCTTCCGACGTCACTACGAAGAGGTGCACCTGCCGCTCGCTCGCGCGCTCCCCGGCGTGAGCAACATCCGGGTCAGCTATGACGTCCATGACGTGCAGGGTGGGTCGCCCTACTTCGCGATCTTCACCTGCGACTTCGACGACGCAGCCGCCTACGGGGACGCGATGCGTTCGGACGCGGGGCGTGCAGTGGGGGCCGACGTACCCAACTATGCCGACGGCGGCGTCACCGTCCTGACCCTCGGCTCGGACTGA